The following coding sequences lie in one Monomorium pharaonis isolate MP-MQ-018 chromosome 1, ASM1337386v2, whole genome shotgun sequence genomic window:
- the LOC118646624 gene encoding putative nuclease HARBI1 — MTKVSIHLIGLPKVATLQLLEELRNFMPVPKRRTAIPQHLQIFATLHFLASGSYQRKVGQDFLSCMSQTSISVSIHATINAFNRVMGQWIHFPTSDRRKQQIKEEFFEKTGFPGVIGAIDGSHIAIFPPQTEREHLFINRKLYHSLNVMIVSSYNSEILAVNAMHGGRTHDSRVFRSSRLFHYLERQQEAGERGSWLIGIVNNILLTILTCFYKSVTFVILSAVVLNRFLGDSAYPLMPFLLKPFINAPMGSPEYRYTQHITTARCAVERCIGILKGRWRCLRKERALHYQPEFAGINT, encoded by the exons ATGACAAAAGTGAGCATTCACTTGATTGG ATTACCTAAGGTAGCAACTCTACAGCTACTAGaggaattaagaaattttatgccAGTTCCAAAAAGACGAACAGCAATTCCTCAACACTTACAA atatttgcaACGCTTCATTTTCTTGCATCAGGTTCTTATCAAAGGAAAGTCGGACAAGATTTTTTATCATGCATGAGTCAAACTTCAATCTCCGTTTCTATTCATGCTACAATAAATGCGTTTAACAGAGTTATGGGACAATGGATTCACTTTCCGACATCAGACAGAAGAAAACAACAAATTAAGGAAGA attttttgaaaaaactgGATTCCCAGGAGTGATTGGAGCTATTGATGGAAGTCACATTGCTATCTTTCCACCACAAACTGAGCGAGAacacttatttattaataggAAGTTATATCATTCCTTGAATGTGATGATT GTGTCTTCATACAACAGTGAAATATTAGCGGTAAATGCGATGCATGGAGGAAGGACGCATGATTCAAGGGTGTTTCGTTCTTCGCGTTTGTTCCATTATTTAGAAAGACAGCAGGAAGCAGGCGAAAGGGGTTCATGGCTTATAGGtatagttaataatatattattgactatcttaacatgtttctataagtCTGTAACATTCGTAATTTTAAGTGCTGTAGTATTAAATAGattt ttaggaGATTCTGCATATCCGCTCATGCCTTTTTTGTTAAAGCCATTCATAAATGCACCTATGGGATCTCCAGAATATAGATACACACAACATATAACAACAGCACGGTGTGCTGTGGAAAGATGTATAGGTATTTTAAAAGGCCGATGGCGATGTTTACGAAAAGAAAGGGCATTGCATTATCAGCCAGAATTTGCAggtattaatacataa